CGCCATAAAAGGAGGTAACGCGAAAGGTGCGCAAGTCGTTCAAAATATTGAAATAGCCTACCGAGATACAAACTATTTTACCAAATTCGGACCAAATGCCGGCGCGTTCGTAAAATTCTTCGGCAGTAAAATCGTCCTTCCTTTGGTATTGCGATTTTTGTTCCCATAGCGCCTGCGTCGTTTCATCCAAATCTGAAAAATTTTGAACTTCTGGAACCGTTTCAATATCTAGGAATAATATGTCTTCAAGATTGAGCTTGCTTATCATTTTTTAACATTTTATAGGCTTCTTCGATATAAATTTGAATGTCATTTGTAAATTTACCAACACCATGGCCAGCATCGGGAGATTTACGGTGCCCCAGCCTCACAATAATAATATTATCTTCTGGTTGTACCAAAACATATTGGCCAAGATGCCCACGCATCATAAAAAAGTTTTTATTAACATATTCGCCAAGCCACCAGCCGTAACCGTAAATAGGGTCTTTTTTAAAGCGTGGCGTAATTGATTTTTTAACAAATGCAGAGTCGAGCAATTGCTTGCCTTTCCAATTGCCGCCGTCTTTATACAATTTACCAAAACGGGCAAAATCGCGGGCATTGCTTGATATACAGCAAAAAGCTTTGGCTAAACGGTGTTCGCTATCGTCCAATTGCCAAAGCGCATTTTGGCGGGCACCCATGGGTTTCCAGAAACTATCGGAGAGGTATTTTGCCAATGGAACTCTGGTTGCCTTTTGAATAATCATACCGAGCAATTGGGTGTTTCCGCTTAAATATTCAAATTCTTCGCCTGGCGTTTTAATTACTTTTTGGTTGAGAATGGTTTCGGCCAAATCATCATCATAGTTGGCACGCGCGGTAACGGAAAACGGACTTGTATAATGCTCGACCCAATCTAATCCTGACGCCATTGAGGCAAGGTCACCCACCGTGGTTTTTGCATAGTTGTACTGCGGATAAAAATCGCTTATAGGTTGGTCTAAACTTTCTATATAGCCATCCATAATAGCTTTGCCGAGCAGCGATGTGGTAATACTTTTGGCCATTGAAAACGAATTGGTTTTTGAGTTATCGTTAAAACCATCGTAATAATTTTCAAACCAGATACTATCGTTTTTGATAATTAAAAAGGCAATAGTGCCCAAATCATCGTTGGTTTGCATCAGTTTCCTTGTTTCATTTACTGTATTGTAATTTTTATGGGTAGGCCAAGGGTCTATGTGGTCACTATTTGCAATGGTGTCGTTTACAAAGTAAGGGTAGTCGTCAATAAAAGCGGTATTGTGCCCAGTAAAATAAACAATTTTAGCCCCTCTTAAAATGTACCCATAATCAAAAATATAAAGTAGAATTACGATAAATATAACAGTTAGTAAAACCCATTTAAGGGTCTTCTTTAGAATTTTCATCATAAAATGGTTTAGTGCAAATAAATATAGCAATTAAAACCGAACCGATTAATTGGCTTGAGACATTTTTAAAAAACCGATTTCAGTATGGTTTTCAAGCCCCACGATAGGGCTTCTTTTGAGGTTCTGTTGTCTAAGTTGCAAACATCTTTTGCACAAATAATAGATTCTATGCCCATTAACGAGGTAGCAGTGGCAATAAGGTTATTGTAAGTTTGGGCATCTAATTTGTTTCTGTAGGGCACCAGAGCAAGTTTTAGTGCAGCGGTTCGTCGTGAGCCTCGTAAAGATTCTTTTTTGTTTGATACGTCTTCGTTTAAGTAAATGCTTAAATATTTGCGGAAAGCAGGTTCGTTATCTATAGCTAGGTCGTTAAAATAGTTTTGAATGTATAAAATGCGTTCAGTGATGGGTAAATCTTTAATGTCTTGAAAAATAGTTGTGGTTGAACTGGTAAACATGTCCAAACCGGCTTCGGAGCATAAAATATCAATATTTGAAAAATAGCGATAAATCGTTGCTCTTGACACAGATGAAGCTTTAGCCACCTTTTCTAAACTCAATTTTTCACCTTTTTTAAGTAGTTCTTTAGTGGTATCGAGTATTTTTCGTCTAGTTTTCTGTTTTTGTTTTGTTCGGCCAGTATTTAAGGAGATATTGCTCATGAGATAATTATCTTATAAAAATTTGAAGATACAAAATTAAATTTTATATTAGTGAGATTAAAATCTCATAAACATGAAAACAATTGAAAACAAGTGGGTTTTGGGCCATAAAGTTGCTCTTCACGACACATCTGGAAATTATGATTTGGCCTTTGGAGAAACCCCTGCAGGAGTGCCAGGACCACCACCGCATTTACATGAAAAATTTACGGAAAGCTTTTTGATTACCGAAGGAGAAATGGAATTTGTTGTTAATGGAGCAGTTAAAATTGTTAAAGCTGGCGAGAGTGTTAATTTACCACAAAACACATTGCATACATTTAGTAATAAGAGCAATTCAGTGTGTAAGTGGGTCAATATTCACAGTCCAAAAGGCTTCAGAAAGTTTTTCGAAAAACTGGGTGTTCCCGAGGAGGAAGACGGGGCACAACAAAAATCAGTTAGTGAAAGTATAATTAACGACGTCATGACTACGGCCGTAAATTACGATATGCTCATTAAACCTTAAAAGAGCGATTGTTGTTTCGACTGACTTTCGTGCTCTAGAAGCCATTTTTTTCGGTGAAGTCCGCCAGCATATCCAGTTAAGCGACCATCACTACCAATAACACGGTGACATGGAATTACGATACCAATAGGGTTTTTGCTGTTAGCATTAGCCACAGCTCGTATTGCTTTGGCATCGCCTAATTGTTTTGAAAATTCTAGGTACGATGTTGTTTTTCCATAAGGGATAGCCTGTAACTGGCTCCAAACTCGTTTTTGAAATTCGGTGCCTTTAGGATTTAACTTTAAATCGAATTCCTTTCGGTTGCCATCAAAGTATTGCTGTAACTGAAATACACATTTTTTTAGAACTGTTGGAATAAAAGTAGACTCCATTTCAGAATCTAGGAATGATACCTCGGTTATGCCATTTTCATCGCCTGTTATTTTTATTGCCCCTAATGGCGATGTAACGGTACAGGATTCCACGTTTAGTTAGAAAGGTCTTTGTCGTCTAAAATACCTAATTTTTTTGCGCGGCTTTCCCAACTTTTTCGTGCCAATAGCTGTAAATCGGAAACGTTATCGCTCTCATCCATGATTTCTAGACCAAGAAGCGTTTCAATAACATCTTCCATAGTTACCAATCCACTTACGGAGCCATATTCATCTACAACCAAAGCCATATGGTTCCTGCTTTCAATGAGTTTTTCAAATAGATTGGGGATAGGCATGCTACGGCCAACAACTATAATACTTCGTTTGAGTTCTGATAATTTTTTAGAGCCATTATCGAGTGCCATTTCCCTAAAAACCTCATCTTTTAAAACAAGCCCTTTTATGTTGTCTGGATCATCCACATAAACGGGAATTCTGGAAAAACGAAGGTTGAGGTTTTTTTTAAAAAAATCTTCAACGGTTGCGTTTTCATCCTCTATTTTCATGACAGTTCTTGGGGTCATGATATCTTTTGCAAACACTTCTTTAAAGGTTAGTAGGTTTTTAATAACCTTACTTTCGTTTTCTTGAAACACACCTTCTTCGTGAGCCATATCGGTCATCATCATAAAGCTTTCACGTGTTAAAACACTACCGTGTCCTGTGCCTCCAATAAGTTTTGTGGTTAACTGAAGCAGCCATAAAATACCGGTCCATTTCAATGGAAAAATCATTATTGTTAATGTCTTCGCTGCGAAATTTGCTAATTGTTTCCAATAGGTGGCACCAATGGTTTTAGGTATAATTTCTGAAGCTACTAATATTAAAAATGTCATGATGGCCGACACAATACCGACCGTATTAATACCAAAAAACTCTATTTTGTACGGTAATTTTTCGGCTTCAATCCCTACCATCATGGCACCCAAGGTGTGGGCAATGGTATTTAAGGTTAAAATAGCGATTAAAGGTTTATCTACATCTTGTTTTAGATGTTCCAGCGTTACGGCATAGTCTTTATTTTCACGTTTTTTAACCTTTATAAAAGTAGGTGTAACGCTTAACAAAACAGCCTCAAGTATAGAACATAAAAAGGAAAAGAATATAGAGATGGTTGCCCAAAAGATTAGTGCGCTCATTAAATAGGTTTTAGATGTGCTAATTTACGAAATCAATTTTACAACATCCTTAGCAAAGTAGGTTGCTATAATATCTGCTCCAGCACGTTTTATTGCGGTAATTTGTTCCATCATAACGGCATCATGCTCTAGCCAGCCTTTTTCTGCGGCAGCTTTTAGCATGGCATATTCGCCTGAAACCTGATATACCGCTAAAGGCACTTCTACTTCGTTTTTAATTTCACGAACAATATCCAAATAGCACAGCCCAGGTTTTACCATAACAATATCGGCACCTTCATCAATGTCCATTTCGGTTTCTTTAATGGCTTCAAAACGGTTGGCATAATCCATTTGGTATGTTTTTTTGTCTTTGGGAATGTCTACAGTATCTACGGGGGCAGAATCTAGCGCATCACGGAAGGGCCCATAAAATGCCGAGGCATACTTTGCTGAATAGCTCATTATGCCTGTGTTGATAAAACCTTCGTCTTCTAAAGCTTCACGGATGGTTAATATACGGCCGTCCATCATATCGCTTGGGGCTACAAAATCGGCTCCCGCTTGAGCATGCGAAACACTCATTTCAGCTAAAACGTCGGCGGTTTCGTCATTTAAAATTTGTCCGTTTTCTATAATGCCGTCGTGGCCATAGGCAGAATAAGGGTCGAGCGCAACATCGGTCATGACCAGCATATCTGGACAAGCATTTTTTACCGTTTTAATGGCACGTTGCATCAAACCATTAGCGTTAAGGGCTTCGGTGCCTTTGTTATCTTTTAAGCTATCGGGCACTTTTACAAAGAGCAATACCGATTTTAGGCCTAATTTCCAAAGTTCTTTTACTTCGCCTTCCAATAAATCGAGGCTATAGCGAAAGTAATTGGGCATAGACGGAATTTCGTCTTTTATGCCTTTACCTTCAACAACAAAAAGCGGTACTAAAAAATCGTTTGGCGATATAATGGTTTCACGAACCAAGCTTCTAATAGCTTCGTTTGTGCGTAATCTTCGGTTTCTTCTTAATGGATACATTATCAAAAATGTTTAGATGTTTATTTGTTAACCCAATCTATAGGGTTTTTTAAAACGTTAATTAATTTTTCTTCCTCGCTACCGCTTTCAGGGTAGTGGTCATAAACCCATTGCACATGGGGCGGTAAACTCATTAAGATGCTTTCAATGCGGCCGTTAGTTTTTAATCCAAAGAGTGTGCCTTTATCGTGCACCAGATTGAATTCTACATAACGCCCTCGGCGTATTTCCTGCCACTTACGTTGTGTTTCGGTATATGGTAAATTTTTTCGTTTTTCAACAATAGGCACGTAAGCTTCTAAAAAGCTATCGCCTACTTCGGTTACAAAGTCATACCATTGTTTCATGTTCATATTTTCGGAAGCTTTGCAATAGTCGAAAAACAAACCGCCAATGCCTCGGGCTTCATTTCTATGGGCGTTGAAAAAGTACTCGTCACAACGTTTTTTGTAAGTAGCATAGAACTCTGTGTTGTGCTTATCACAAGCAGTTTTACAGATTTGATGAAAATGTTTGGCGTCCTCTTCAAATAAATAATACGGCGTTAAATCTTGCCCGCCACCAAACCATTGGTCCACAATTTTCCCGTTTTGGTCATACATTTCAAAGTATCGCCAATTAGCGTGAACGGTAGGAACCATAGGGTTTTTGGGATGGATGACTAAACTAAGACCGCATGCAAAAAAATCGACATCACCCACTTTAAAATAGGCTTGCATAGACTTGGGCAACTTACCATGAACCCCCGAAATGTTAACGCCGCCTTTTTCAAAAACCCTACCGTTTTCAATAACTCGGGTCCGGCCGCCGCCGCCTTCGGGACGTTC
This genomic stretch from Flavobacteriaceae bacterium GSB9 harbors:
- a CDS encoding beta-lactamase family protein yields the protein MKILKKTLKWVLLTVIFIVILLYIFDYGYILRGAKIVYFTGHNTAFIDDYPYFVNDTIANSDHIDPWPTHKNYNTVNETRKLMQTNDDLGTIAFLIIKNDSIWFENYYDGFNDNSKTNSFSMAKSITTSLLGKAIMDGYIESLDQPISDFYPQYNYAKTTVGDLASMASGLDWVEHYTSPFSVTARANYDDDLAETILNQKVIKTPGEEFEYLSGNTQLLGMIIQKATRVPLAKYLSDSFWKPMGARQNALWQLDDSEHRLAKAFCCISSNARDFARFGKLYKDGGNWKGKQLLDSAFVKKSITPRFKKDPIYGYGWWLGEYVNKNFFMMRGHLGQYVLVQPEDNIIIVRLGHRKSPDAGHGVGKFTNDIQIYIEEAYKMLKNDKQAQS
- a CDS encoding hemolysin family protein, producing the protein MSALIFWATISIFFSFLCSILEAVLLSVTPTFIKVKKRENKDYAVTLEHLKQDVDKPLIAILTLNTIAHTLGAMMVGIEAEKLPYKIEFFGINTVGIVSAIMTFLILVASEIIPKTIGATYWKQLANFAAKTLTIMIFPLKWTGILWLLQLTTKLIGGTGHGSVLTRESFMMMTDMAHEEGVFQENESKVIKNLLTFKEVFAKDIMTPRTVMKIEDENATVEDFFKKNLNLRFSRIPVYVDDPDNIKGLVLKDEVFREMALDNGSKKLSELKRSIIVVGRSMPIPNLFEKLIESRNHMALVVDEYGSVSGLVTMEDVIETLLGLEIMDESDNVSDLQLLARKSWESRAKKLGILDDKDLSN
- a CDS encoding cupin domain-containing protein — protein: MKTIENKWVLGHKVALHDTSGNYDLAFGETPAGVPGPPPHLHEKFTESFLITEGEMEFVVNGAVKIVKAGESVNLPQNTLHTFSNKSNSVCKWVNIHSPKGFRKFFEKLGVPEEEDGAQQKSVSESIINDVMTTAVNYDMLIKP
- the hemB gene encoding porphobilinogen synthase, producing the protein MYPLRRNRRLRTNEAIRSLVRETIISPNDFLVPLFVVEGKGIKDEIPSMPNYFRYSLDLLEGEVKELWKLGLKSVLLFVKVPDSLKDNKGTEALNANGLMQRAIKTVKNACPDMLVMTDVALDPYSAYGHDGIIENGQILNDETADVLAEMSVSHAQAGADFVAPSDMMDGRILTIREALEDEGFINTGIMSYSAKYASAFYGPFRDALDSAPVDTVDIPKDKKTYQMDYANRFEAIKETEMDIDEGADIVMVKPGLCYLDIVREIKNEVEVPLAVYQVSGEYAMLKAAAEKGWLEHDAVMMEQITAIKRAGADIIATYFAKDVVKLIS
- a CDS encoding TetR/AcrR family transcriptional regulator, translated to MSNISLNTGRTKQKQKTRRKILDTTKELLKKGEKLSLEKVAKASSVSRATIYRYFSNIDILCSEAGLDMFTSSTTTIFQDIKDLPITERILYIQNYFNDLAIDNEPAFRKYLSIYLNEDVSNKKESLRGSRRTAALKLALVPYRNKLDAQTYNNLIATATSLMGIESIICAKDVCNLDNRTSKEALSWGLKTILKSVF
- the hemF gene encoding oxygen-dependent coproporphyrinogen oxidase, translated to MKDKFYQYIQELQDTITKKLEAIDGKAKFQQDIWERPEGGGGRTRVIENGRVFEKGGVNISGVHGKLPKSMQAYFKVGDVDFFACGLSLVIHPKNPMVPTVHANWRYFEMYDQNGKIVDQWFGGGQDLTPYYLFEEDAKHFHQICKTACDKHNTEFYATYKKRCDEYFFNAHRNEARGIGGLFFDYCKASENMNMKQWYDFVTEVGDSFLEAYVPIVEKRKNLPYTETQRKWQEIRRGRYVEFNLVHDKGTLFGLKTNGRIESILMSLPPHVQWVYDHYPESGSEEEKLINVLKNPIDWVNK
- a CDS encoding methylated-DNA--[protein]-cysteine S-methyltransferase — protein: MESCTVTSPLGAIKITGDENGITEVSFLDSEMESTFIPTVLKKCVFQLQQYFDGNRKEFDLKLNPKGTEFQKRVWSQLQAIPYGKTTSYLEFSKQLGDAKAIRAVANANSKNPIGIVIPCHRVIGSDGRLTGYAGGLHRKKWLLEHESQSKQQSLF